A portion of the Saimiri boliviensis isolate mSaiBol1 chromosome 1, mSaiBol1.pri, whole genome shotgun sequence genome contains these proteins:
- the SLC26A2 gene encoding sulfate transporter, whose protein sequence is MSSEGKEQHDLSPRDSAEGNDPSSPSGIPLELQRESSTDFKQFETSDQCRPYPRILIERQEKSNTNFKQFLIKKLQKNCQCSPTKAKNMILGFLPVVQWLPKYDLKKNILGDVMSGLIVGILLVPQSIAYSLLAGQEPVYGLYTSFFASIIYFLLGTSRHISVGIFGVLCLMIGETVDRELQKAGYDSAHSAPSLGMVSNGSTLLNHTSDRICDKSCYAIMVGSTVTFMAGVYQVAMGFFQVGFVSVYLSDALLSGFVTGASFTILTSQAKYLLGLNLPRSNGVGSLITTWIHIFRNIRETNTCDLITSLLCLLVLLPTKELNEHFKSKLKAPIPVELVVVVAATLASHFGKLHENYDSSIAGHIPTGFMPPRVPEWNLIPSVAVDAIAISIIGFAITVSLSEMFAKKHGYTVRANQEMYAIGFCNIIPSFFHCFTTSAALAKTLVKESTGCQTQLSGVVTALVLLLVLLVIAPLFYSLQKSVLGVITIVNLRGALRKFRDLPKMWSVSRMDTVIWFVTMLSSALLSTEIGLLVGVCFSMFCVILRTQKPKISLLGLVEGSEVFESLSAYKNLQTTPGIKIFRFVAPLYYINKECFKSALYKQTVNPVLIKAAWKKAAKRKVKEEAVTLGGIQDEVSVQLSHDPLELNTIVIDCSAIQFLDTAGIHTLKEVRRDYEAIGIQVLLAQCNPSVRDSLTKGEYCQKEEENLLFYSVYEAMAFAEASKNQKGISVPNGLSLSSDELGK, encoded by the exons ATGTCTTCGGAAGGTAAAGAGCAACATGACCTTTCACCCAGAGACTCGGCTGAAGGAAATGATCCCAGTTCTCCATCTGGGATCCCTCTGGAGCTTCAAAGGGAATCAAGTACTGACTTCAAGCAATTTGAGACCAGTGATCAATGCAGACCTTATCCTAGGATACTTATTGAGCGTCAAGAGAAATCAAATACAAACTTCAAGCAGTTTCTTATTAAAAAGCTGCAGAAGAATTGCCAGTGCAGTCcaaccaaagccaaaaatatGATTTTAGGTTTCCTTCCTGTTGTTCAGTGGCTCCCAAAATACGAcctgaagaaaaacattttagggGATGTGATGTCAGGCTTGATTGTGGGCATTTTACTGGTGCCCCAGTCCATTGCTTATTCCCTACTGGCTGGCCAAGAACCTGTCTATGGTCTGTACACATCTTTTTTTGCCAGCATCATTTATTTCCTCTTGGGTACCTCCCGTCACATCTCTGTGGGCATTTTTGGAGTACTGTGCCTTATGATTGGTGAGACAGTTGACCGAGAACTACAGAAAGCAGGCTATGACAGTGCCCATAGTGCTCCTTCCTTAGGAATGGTTTCAAATGGGAGCACATTATTAAATCATACATCAGACAGGATATGTGACAAAAGTTGCTATGCAATTATGGTTGGCAGCACTGTAACCTTTATGGCCGGAGTTTATCAG GTAGCGATGGGCTTCTTTCAAGTGGGTTTTGTTTCTGTCTACCTCTCAGATGCCTTGCTGAGTGGATTTGTCACTGGTGCCTCCTTCACTATTCTTACATCTCAGGCCAAGTATCTCCTTGGGCTCAACCTTCCTCGGAGTAATGGTGTGGGCTCACTCATCACGACCTGGATACATATCTTCAGAAACATCCGTGAGACCAATACCTGTGATCTTATCACCAGCCTTTTGTGCCTTTTGGTTCTTTTGCCAACCAAAGAACTCAATGAACACTTCAAGTCCAAGCTTAAGGCACCGATTCCTGTTGAACTTGTTGTTGTTGTGGCAGCCACATTGGCCTCTCATTTTGGAAAACTACATGAGAATTATGATTCTAGTATTGCTGGACATATTCCCACTGGGTTTATGCCACCCAGAGTACCAGAGTGGAACCTAATTCCTAGTGTGGCTGTAGATGCAATCGCAATTTCCATCATTGGTTTTGCTATCACTGTATCACTTTCTGAGATGTTTGCCAAGAAACATGGCTACACAGTCAGAGCGAACCAAGAAATGTACGCCATTGGCTTTTGTAATATCATCCCTTCCTTCTTCCACTGTTTTACTACTAGTGCAGCTCTTGCAAAGACATTGGTTAAAGAATCTACAGGCTGCCAAACTCAGCTTTCTGGTGTGGTAACAGCCCTGGTTCTTTTGTTGGTCCTCTTAGTAATAGCTCCTTTGTTCTATTCCCTTCAAAAAAGTGTCCTTGGTGTGATCACAATTGTAAATCTACGGGGAGCCCTTCGTAAATTTAGGGATCTTCCCAAGATGTGGAGTGTTAGTAGAATGGATACAGTTATTTGGTTTGTTACTATGCTCTCCTCTGCACTGCTGAGTACTGAAATAGGACTGCTTGTTGGGgtttgtttttctatgttttgtgTCATCCTCCGCACTCAGAAGCCAAAGATTTCATTGCTTGGCTTGGTGGAAGGGTCCGAAGTCTTTGAATCCTTGTCTGCTTACAAGAACCTTCAAACTACGCCAGGCATCAAGATTTTCCGTTTTGTAGCCCCTCTCTACTACATAAACAAAGAATGCTTTAAATCTGCTTTATACAAACAAACTGTCAACCCAGTTTTAATAAAGGCAGCTtggaagaaggcagcaaagagAAAGGTCAAAGAGGAAGCAGTGACTCTTGGTGGAATCCAGGATGAAGTGTCAGTGCAACTTTCCCATGATCCCTTGGAGCTGAATACTATAGTGATTGACTGCAGTGCAATTCAATTTTTAGATACAGCAGGGATCCATACACTGAAAGAAGTTCGCAGAGATTATGAAGCCATTGGAATCCAGGTTCTGCTGGCTCAGTGTAATCCCTCTGTGAGGGATTCCCTAACCAAAGGAGAATATTgccaaaaggaagaagaaaaccttCTCTTCTATAGTGTGTATGAAGCAATGGCTTTTGCAGAAGCATCTAAAAATCAGAAAGGAATATCTGTTCCCAACGGTCTGAGTCTTAGTAGTGATGAATTGGGAAAGTAG